One window of Toxotes jaculatrix isolate fToxJac2 chromosome 19, fToxJac2.pri, whole genome shotgun sequence genomic DNA carries:
- the tab2 gene encoding TGF-beta-activated kinase 1 and MAP3K7-binding protein 2 isoform X1 — translation MAQGSHQIDIQVLRDLRQKFPDVPEGVVSQCVLQNNNNLDACCEYLSQVSPGYVYSEEGNLSFSDDPSFTRFRNHMTQLTLGLQSQNVHVAPARDGLRMNGSRTLAHSLSDGPLQTGQAPNSDFFQQEPQSAPVQVPSSLNVFGVMEPTRKPQPPQHLGLYPLGFKGTTMGAQQTPRFNPITVTLAPNIQTGRNTPTSLHIHGGPQSGLSSPQGNSIYIRPYVSQSGTTRQNQPQGSRAQYSPTSQPQQQIYQISHPSSLSGSWSGPQHASSSHTSQHQTQGHQTSHVYMPISSPTNPQAPSILSAGSQASSSGVSSCSSSSSSTSVMPTSSTISQYNIQNISTGPRKNQIEIKLESPQRSNSTTTTAVLRASSGPRSSSTSSSCPSSSSSSSTGVATVPTTPLSIGCPGLSRSQPTVYISASPPTAATTPSEEAVVASAGSRSQPKFYISANASSDDGGGRNPPTVYISANPPLQGPSGARNMAGQVSMGPAYIHHHPPKSRASVGGGGTASSPRVVVTQPNTKYTFKITVSPNKPPAVSPGVVSPTFEPNNLLSLPSDHHFVEPDPLHLSDPLSPHRERQSEPRRVSMSSDDAAYTQALLIHQKARMDRLWCELEMKKKKLEKLKEEVNEMENDLTRRRLERSNSASQIPSIEEMKQLRCKNRLLQIDIDCLTKEIDLLQTKGPHFNPSAIHNFYDNIGFLGPVPPKPKGTSSIDRRGCRYNVTSELMMEPSSGPSPPPPPLHPLLDSGSKVVKAVADQDEDEGLQWSCTACTFLNHPALNRCEQCEFPRHF, via the exons aacaacaacaacttagACGCCTGCTGTGAATACTTGTCCCAGGTCAGTCCGGGCTACGTGTACAGTGAAGAAGGAAACCTGAGCTTTTCTGACGACCCCAGTTTCACCAGGTTCCGTAATCACATGACCCAGCTGACCCTGGGCCTGCAGTCTCAGAATGTGCATGTGGCCCCGGCTCGGGACGGCCTGAGAATGAACGGCAGTCGGACTCTGGCCCACAGCCTGAGTGACGGGCCCCTCCAGACAGGCCAGGCCCCCAATAGTGACTTCTTTCAGCAGGAGCCTCAGTCAGCCCCAGTGCAGGTGCCCTCCAGCCTCAATGTGTTTGGCGTGATGGAACCCACGCGCAAACCGCAGCCTCCTCAACACCTTGGACTTTACCCTCTGGGTTTCAAAGGAACGACTATGGGTGCCCAGCAGACGCCGCGCTTCAACCCCATTACAGTGACGCTAGCCCCCAATATCCAGACAGGCCGCAACACCCCCACTTCTTTGCACATACACGGCGGGCCGCAGTCGGGCCTAAGCAGTCCACAGGGTAACTCTATCTACATCAGGCCCTATGTTAGCCAGTCCGGTACGACCCGGCAGAACCAGCCGCAGGGAAGCAGGGCCCAGTACAGCCCCACTTCCCAGCCCCAGCAGCAGATCTACCAGATCTCACACCCCTCCTCCCTGTCCGGCTCCTGGTCCGGCCCTCAGCACGCCTCCTCTTCACATACCTCACAGCACCAGACCCAGGGCCACCAGACCTCTCATGTCTACATGCCGATCAGCTCCCCCACAAATCCCCAGGCGCCCTCCATTCTTTCCGCTGGAAGCCAGGCCTCTTCCTCTGGTGTCTCCTcgtgctcttcctcctcttcctccacctctgtcatgcccacctcctccaccatcaGCCAGTACAACATCCAGAACATCTCCACTGGCCCACGGAAGAATCAGATAGAGATCAAACTTGAATCTCCTCAGAGGAGCAACTCCACAACCACAACAGCTGTGCTGCGGGCAAGCAGCGGGCCCCgttcatcctccacctcctcctcctgcccttcctcttcgtcctcctcctcaacCGGGGTGGCTACTGTCCCCACCACCCCTCTGTCCATTGGATGCCCAGGTCTGAGCCGCAGCCAGCCCACTGTTTACATCTCTGCCAGCCCACCCACTGCTGCTACCACTCCCTCTGAGGAGGCTGTCGTGGCCTCAGCCGGCTCCCGCTCCCAACCCAAGTTTTACATTTCTGCCAATGCCTCCAGCGACGACGGTGGGGGTAGGAACCCTCCCACAGTCTACATCTCAGCCAACCCTCCCTTGCAGGGGCCTTCAGGGGCCAGGAACATGGCAGGCCAAGTGAGCATGGGCCCCGCCTACATCCACCACCATCCACCTAAGTCTCGTGCCTCTGTGGGAGGGGGAGGCACCGCGTCTTCCCCTCGCGTAGTGGTGACTCAGCCCAACACCAAATACACTTTTAAAATCACCGTGTCCCCCAATAAGCCCCCAGCGGTGTCCCCTGGAGTAGTGTCCCCTACTTTTGAGCCCAACAACCTCCTAAGCCTACCCTCAGACCACCACTTCGTGGAGCCAGACCCCCTCCATCTCTCAGATCCGCTGTCGCCACACAGGGAGAGGCAGAGCGAGCCTCGCAGAGTCAGCATGAGCTCCGATGACGCAGCCTACACACAAG CGTTGCTGATCCATCAGAAGGCCCGCATGGATAGGCTGTGGTGCGAGctggagatgaagaagaagaagctggagaagcTAAAAGAGGAGGTCAACGAGATGGAGAACGACCTGACCAGGAGACGGCTGGAGAGATCCAACTCGGCCTCCCAAATTCCTTCT ATTGAGGAAATGAAGCAGTTGCGATGCAAAAACCGGTTACTGCAGATCGACATTGACTGCCTCACCAAGGAAATTGATCTCCTTCAAACAAAAG GACCACACTTTAATCCCAGTGCAATCCATAACTTCTACGACAACATTGGATTCCTCGGTCCTGTCCCACCCAAACCCAAAGGTACTTCATCTATCG ACAGGAGAGGGTGTAGATATAATGTAACCTCTGAGCTCATGATGGAGCCTTCCTCTggtccttcccctcctcctcctcctcttcatcctctgcttG ACTCGGGCAGTAAGGTTGTGAAGGCTGTCGCAGACCAGGATGAGGACGAGGGGCTGCAGTGGAGCTGCACGGCCTGCACCTTCCTCAACCACCCGGCCCTCAACCGCTGTGAACAGTGCGAGTTCCCGCGGCACTTCTGA
- the tab2 gene encoding TGF-beta-activated kinase 1 and MAP3K7-binding protein 2 isoform X2 produces MAQGSHQIDIQVLRDLRQKFPDVPEGVVSQCVLQNNNNLDACCEYLSQVSPGYVYSEEGNLSFSDDPSFTRFRNHMTQLTLGLQSQNVHVAPARDGLRMNGSRTLAHSLSDGPLQTGQAPNSDFFQQEPQSAPVQVPSSLNVFGVMEPTRKPQPPQHLGLYPLGFKGTTMGAQQTPRFNPITVTLAPNIQTGRNTPTSLHIHGGPQSGLSSPQGNSIYIRPYVSQSGTTRQNQPQGSRAQYSPTSQPQQQIYQISHPSSLSGSWSGPQHASSSHTSQHQTQGHQTSHVYMPISSPTNPQAPSILSAGSQASSSGVSSCSSSSSSTSVMPTSSTISQYNIQNISTGPRKNQIEIKLESPQRSNSTTTTAVLRASSGPRSSSTSSSCPSSSSSSSTGVATVPTTPLSIGCPGLSRSQPTVYISASPPTAATTPSEEAVVASAGSRSQPKFYISANASSDDGGGRNPPTVYISANPPLQGPSGARNMAGQVSMGPAYIHHHPPKSRASVGGGGTASSPRVVVTQPNTKYTFKITVSPNKPPAVSPGVVSPTFEPNNLLSLPSDHHFVEPDPLHLSDPLSPHRERQSEPRRVSMSSDDAAYTQALLIHQKARMDRLWCELEMKKKKLEKLKEEVNEMENDLTRRRLERSNSASQIPSIEEMKQLRCKNRLLQIDIDCLTKEIDLLQTKGPHFNPSAIHNFYDNIGFLGPVPPKPKGTSSIDSGSKVVKAVADQDEDEGLQWSCTACTFLNHPALNRCEQCEFPRHF; encoded by the exons aacaacaacaacttagACGCCTGCTGTGAATACTTGTCCCAGGTCAGTCCGGGCTACGTGTACAGTGAAGAAGGAAACCTGAGCTTTTCTGACGACCCCAGTTTCACCAGGTTCCGTAATCACATGACCCAGCTGACCCTGGGCCTGCAGTCTCAGAATGTGCATGTGGCCCCGGCTCGGGACGGCCTGAGAATGAACGGCAGTCGGACTCTGGCCCACAGCCTGAGTGACGGGCCCCTCCAGACAGGCCAGGCCCCCAATAGTGACTTCTTTCAGCAGGAGCCTCAGTCAGCCCCAGTGCAGGTGCCCTCCAGCCTCAATGTGTTTGGCGTGATGGAACCCACGCGCAAACCGCAGCCTCCTCAACACCTTGGACTTTACCCTCTGGGTTTCAAAGGAACGACTATGGGTGCCCAGCAGACGCCGCGCTTCAACCCCATTACAGTGACGCTAGCCCCCAATATCCAGACAGGCCGCAACACCCCCACTTCTTTGCACATACACGGCGGGCCGCAGTCGGGCCTAAGCAGTCCACAGGGTAACTCTATCTACATCAGGCCCTATGTTAGCCAGTCCGGTACGACCCGGCAGAACCAGCCGCAGGGAAGCAGGGCCCAGTACAGCCCCACTTCCCAGCCCCAGCAGCAGATCTACCAGATCTCACACCCCTCCTCCCTGTCCGGCTCCTGGTCCGGCCCTCAGCACGCCTCCTCTTCACATACCTCACAGCACCAGACCCAGGGCCACCAGACCTCTCATGTCTACATGCCGATCAGCTCCCCCACAAATCCCCAGGCGCCCTCCATTCTTTCCGCTGGAAGCCAGGCCTCTTCCTCTGGTGTCTCCTcgtgctcttcctcctcttcctccacctctgtcatgcccacctcctccaccatcaGCCAGTACAACATCCAGAACATCTCCACTGGCCCACGGAAGAATCAGATAGAGATCAAACTTGAATCTCCTCAGAGGAGCAACTCCACAACCACAACAGCTGTGCTGCGGGCAAGCAGCGGGCCCCgttcatcctccacctcctcctcctgcccttcctcttcgtcctcctcctcaacCGGGGTGGCTACTGTCCCCACCACCCCTCTGTCCATTGGATGCCCAGGTCTGAGCCGCAGCCAGCCCACTGTTTACATCTCTGCCAGCCCACCCACTGCTGCTACCACTCCCTCTGAGGAGGCTGTCGTGGCCTCAGCCGGCTCCCGCTCCCAACCCAAGTTTTACATTTCTGCCAATGCCTCCAGCGACGACGGTGGGGGTAGGAACCCTCCCACAGTCTACATCTCAGCCAACCCTCCCTTGCAGGGGCCTTCAGGGGCCAGGAACATGGCAGGCCAAGTGAGCATGGGCCCCGCCTACATCCACCACCATCCACCTAAGTCTCGTGCCTCTGTGGGAGGGGGAGGCACCGCGTCTTCCCCTCGCGTAGTGGTGACTCAGCCCAACACCAAATACACTTTTAAAATCACCGTGTCCCCCAATAAGCCCCCAGCGGTGTCCCCTGGAGTAGTGTCCCCTACTTTTGAGCCCAACAACCTCCTAAGCCTACCCTCAGACCACCACTTCGTGGAGCCAGACCCCCTCCATCTCTCAGATCCGCTGTCGCCACACAGGGAGAGGCAGAGCGAGCCTCGCAGAGTCAGCATGAGCTCCGATGACGCAGCCTACACACAAG CGTTGCTGATCCATCAGAAGGCCCGCATGGATAGGCTGTGGTGCGAGctggagatgaagaagaagaagctggagaagcTAAAAGAGGAGGTCAACGAGATGGAGAACGACCTGACCAGGAGACGGCTGGAGAGATCCAACTCGGCCTCCCAAATTCCTTCT ATTGAGGAAATGAAGCAGTTGCGATGCAAAAACCGGTTACTGCAGATCGACATTGACTGCCTCACCAAGGAAATTGATCTCCTTCAAACAAAAG GACCACACTTTAATCCCAGTGCAATCCATAACTTCTACGACAACATTGGATTCCTCGGTCCTGTCCCACCCAAACCCAAAGGTACTTCATCTATCG ACTCGGGCAGTAAGGTTGTGAAGGCTGTCGCAGACCAGGATGAGGACGAGGGGCTGCAGTGGAGCTGCACGGCCTGCACCTTCCTCAACCACCCGGCCCTCAACCGCTGTGAACAGTGCGAGTTCCCGCGGCACTTCTGA
- the LOC121199524 gene encoding probable ribonuclease ZC3H12D: MDRHHQQHAKVERFLKLGYSHGDILRVLENLRDDAQTNDILEELIKTHTPTYTNKSVPNSPKLVPRGCSPNASQPRPGPDRESAAGFRPVVIDGSNVAMSHGDKKVFSCQGLQLAVNWFWDKGLRDITVFVPLWRKEQPRPDAPITDQHVLHELERRKILVYTPSRCVNGKRVVCYDDRYIVKLAFDSDGIIVSNDNYRDLQTENPQWKKFIEERLLMYTFANDKFMPPDDPLGRNGPTIDDFLRRKPWTPDNKLQHCPYGKKCTYGVKCKFYHPERANQSQLSVADELRDRAKNFSPKPSLQDPHFCPAVYQPEPRYTSSTPPPSSIEDLSHRASPSEQFIYQRDSSSPRSQPSSGLHHYPSSDVDEAFSSLGSSVSRLCIQDTSHGVEHLLHSYSSGVASHEDYSLSGPYSQYTYCLSDGWYYAPQKCSVSCKNPACNQCRCGHQQTRKSTHHQHHHQPAWGSCPALPPHNGEHPSLEKQYFRLAADRQTSSLPRDPWAQSSLSDARLNGRAKSTSSEQRKDLRSQLSTLFPQNIVEQVMNTYPDISDMSKLISLIQSHRTSLISF; this comes from the exons ATGGACcgccaccaccagcagcacGCCAAAGTGGAGCGATTTCTCAAGTTGGGATACTCTCACGGTGACATCCTGCGGGTGCTGGAGAACCTCCGTGATGATGCCCAGACCAACGACATCCTGGAGGAGCTGATAAAGACCCACACTCCTACTTACACCAACAAAAGTGTCCCAAACAGTCCCAAGCTGGTACCCAGAGGCTGCAGCCCCAACGCCAGTCAGCCCCGACCTGGACCGGACAGAGAGTCAGCTGCTGGCTTCAGACCAGTGGTTATAGATGGAAGCAACGTGGCCATGAG cCATGGCGACAAGAAGGTGTTTTCATGCCAGGGCCTCCAACTGGCAGTGAACTGGTTCTGGGACAAAGGGCTGCGCGACATCACCGTGTTCGTTCCTCTGTGGAGGAAGGAACAGCCGCGACCGGACGCACCCATCACAG ATCAACATGTTCTCCATGAGCTGGAGAGAAGGAAGATCCTGGTGTACACGCCGTCTCGCTGCGTGAACGGTAAGAGGGTGGTGTGCTACGACGACCGCTACATCGTCAAGCTGGCCTTCGACTCCGACGGCATCATCGTGTCCAACGACAACTACCGAGACCTTCAGACGGAGAACCCCCAGTGGAAGAAGTTTATAGAAGAGAGGCTGCTGATGTACACCTTCGCCAACGACAA GTTCATGCCTCCAGACGATCCACTGGGCAGAAATGGTCCCACCATAGATGATTTTCTGAGGAGGAAGCCCTGGACCCCggacaacaagctgcagcacTGTCCATACG gaAAGAAGTGTACCTATGGAGTGAAGTGTAAGTTCTACCACCCGGAGCGAGCCAACCAATCACAGCTGTCTGTGGCCGACGAGCTGAGGGACCGAGCCAAGAACTTCTCGCCCAAACCGAGCCTGCAGGACCCGCACTTCTGCCCTGCTGTGTATCAGCCGGAGCCCAGATACACCTCATCCACTCCTCCGCCCTCGAGCATAGAGGACCTGTCGCACAGGGCTTCTCCCAGCGAGCAGTTCATCTATCAGAGAGACTCGAGCAGCCCGAGAAGCCAGCCCAGCTCCGGCCTCCACCACTATCCGAGCTCAGACGTGGACGAGGCCTTCAGCTCCTTGGGGAGCTCCGTGTCCAGGCTCTGCATCCAAGACACGTCCCATGGTGTGGAGCATCTTCTCCACAGCTACAGCAGTGGGGTGGCCAGCCACGAGGACTACTCCCTATCAGGCCCATACAGCCAATACACCTACTGTCTGAGCGATGGATGGTACTACGCTCCTCAGAAATGCTCGGTGTCCTGCAAGAACCCCGCGTGCAACCAGTGCAGGTGTGGTCACCAGCAGACCAGGAAGTCcacccaccaccaacaccaccaccagccagCATGGGGCTCCTGCCCGGCTCTGCCTCCACATAACGGGGAGCATCCCAGCCTTGAGAAGCAGTACTTCAGGCTGGCCGCCGACAGACAGACCAGCAGCTTGCCCAGGGACCCGTGGGCGCAGAGCAGCCTCTCTGACGCCAGGCTGAACGGCCGGGCCAAGAGCACATCCAGCGAGCAGAGGAAGGACCTGAGGAGCCAGCTGAGCACTCTCTTCCCCCAGAACATAGTGGAGCAAGTCATGAATACTTACCCAGACATCTCAGACATGTCTAAACTGATTTCTCTCATCCAGAGCCACAGGACCAGTTTAATCTCCTTCTAA